In Sardina pilchardus chromosome 8, fSarPil1.1, whole genome shotgun sequence, the genomic window ttacCGCACCGTGGTCCTTTCCCGATCCCaactcaactctctctcccactcgcttcctgtctctctctccactgtcctgttcaattaaaggcataaaagccccaaaaatatacttaaaaaaaataataaaataaaaaatgcacaCGCAATTCagaaagccaaacacacacactgcaaaatgCTTCATATATCCTGCAAGCACTGTGGTGACAAAACCTGTCAGCAGTTAAGCTTTGTCCAACCAGCTAACAAAAAGATAACCTGGGCTGGGCAGGCTGAACTTGCTGCGAATAGAGCTGCATGAATTGCAGAGATGCAGATATGTTTGGAAGCCATATTGGTGGGACCCTCTTTATACTGGCCTGCTTCACATAGGCCTAATTGTGAGTATAACAGCAGTATCCACCACTCAGCATGTGCCATATGGTTTGTCCATGATAAAGGCCTACAGTACCATTGGAATTCCTCCTCATGATAAGAATTACTCTTATTGCAACATTAATGATATAAACGAGCTGATGAAACGTTTACACTCACAATCAATGGCAGCTCACAGAACAAGAACAAGTAAGGCAGAAAACAAAAATTCAAACTGTAGGTGAGGAAAAAGAGTTGATTGTTTTACGATAAACAGGATTAGGACACTTTTTGATATGACTTGTGGATAAGgtggaaaaaaagtgaaataggTAATGTTATAGTCTAGTCACCAATCCCAAGCCATTACAGCGAAGCATACTAGATCTTGTATATATAATATGCATATATTAAACACTGCTGAGCTATGTTTgatgcaacaaaaatattggcaTGGTTTGAGACTCTATCCATGAAGAGCTTACCAACATGCCTGGCGTGAGTAATTTCCTGTTATTATTTTCTGAATTACATGCGCACCCTACTGCTGATTTCGGGCATTGCGCTATTACACAGAGTTAGGGCCTACAGTTAATGGAAGCAGGCTGCTAGTCAGACACAGATGACGGTTGTTGAGATGGCACATCATGGCCATCCCTAACTCAAAGTGCAGTCCACTGAAAATTGGActatggaaacaaattgacaagcgagatttattttttgcagagagaatgttcaggactgagcggcagtcatattattattattatttttttaaaacaatattGACCAAAAACATTTCCTAAACAGCTAATTCTAGCAATTAGTTCTACAATCATTATGATGCAGTTATGTGTCATAATCCAACAATGCATAAAGTTCTATGGGTGTCATGGTGATCATGGTAACATTTAAAAGGGGATGCCAAGAGCTGCAGAGCTTCATTCTACAGCAATCAGTCAAAAAGTACAGGTGATTACAGGTGAGTGTAATGTAACACTGTTTTGTTGTGTCAGTATCTTTGAACATATTCAAATAGCTTACATCAGAGAATGTTCTTATTACATATGAAAAGATTTAATGATAAACAAAATTCTTAAAGAATGAGACTTTTCTCTCATTAttctcttttttattctcttcgtttttattcttttctttttttcatacaTTAATAAGCTGATACTGAATGCTTATGTACAAGCACGATACTCATATTTCAGTTGTTAATTGCATGCACTCTTAAAAGGAATTATGAGTAGTGCAATTCTTGTGCTCAACTTTAAAGAATAAATGAAAAGTAGTCATTAAAAAGGTAtaatgtgtgtgggtatgggggagtttggtgtgtgtgtgtgtgtgtgtgtgtgtgtgtgtgggtgtttgtttgtgtgtgtgtgtgtgtgtgtgtgtgtgtgtgtgtgtgtgtgtgagtttgtgtttctttgtgtgtgtgctgggggggtgatgaaatggtgtgtgtatgtgtgtggagtattgatgtgtctgtggggggggggtggtatatTGTGTGTTTAGGTGATGGTTATGATTATATTTGAAATTGTTCGGCATGTTGGTTGATTTATAATGTATGGGTTCACTCATTAACACAGTGTTTTtaaatctacagtatctatcaggAGACAGGGGACACGGTGAAaacaatggaggaggaggacacgttgaaagaaaaaggaaagcgGAATGAAAGACGGATaagggagatggaaggagaaggagaaaaagaattCCAGAAAGTTGAGGCAGAAAACATGGTAGAAGATACAGAGAAGGTAAAGACAATAGAGATGGaggtgaagaaagaggaagaagggatgagaatgctggaagagagagtgaaagagcagcagaagatgaggagagaaatgcagaaaaaaacaaaggaagAAAAATTATTGAAGGAGATGGTAGAAGAAGCAATAGAACGGAAGAGAAagctgagagagatggagaatagAGCAAAGGAGATAGGAAGAGGACCGAAGAAGGTggtagagaaaatgagagaacagGAGCGAATGCACAGAGAAATGGGGGACACAGAAAGCCACACGTACACGGACTCGGACGATTCTTggatggaggaggatgaggataaGGAAGCACTCAAGAGACAAGAAGAAATAACAAAGCTTAAAGAGAAGATATCTCTGGAGGGCCAAAGGATAgcacaaatacagagagaggctaaggtgagagacgaggagagaaagaagagagaaattgaacaaagagcaagagaggaggagagaaagaagagagagactgaacgaAAAGAACAATTAAGAAATGCggaaagggaaaagagaagatGGGAAGAAGAGGAGCGGCTGAGAAATGAGAGCTGCTGGCGGATAGGAAGGGAAATGTTTGAGGATTTCTATACTTTTTGCGTAGAAACATATTTACTGCAAAGGAtgatgaagagagaagaaaaaatgagaaagaaagcgGAGAAGGAGGAAATATTGAGAGAAAAggcaagagagaagagataccGTTGAGAGAGGCAGAATAAAAGcaacagagcaagagagcaatggaggaagaaagaaaagtgaCAGACATGGAAGAGTGTTActaggaaaataaaaataaaataaaagtgttaAAATGAAAACGTACAAAGGCCTGATTTAGTCCGTTTGTCAAAAACtgcatttacaaatattaaagaaaaatgaatgcatgattaagattatttaaaaataaaatacagtacaGAGTACAAATAGTTAGATACAAATATAAAGTATCTATCAGTTTGAGGGTAAACTTTAACATTGCACCTCTTCCTTGGATTTTGTGTCTCCCAACTTGTTTGGTGTAATAATGCAAATTTAAATATGCCAATAAAGCCTTTAGACTTGAGATTTTTGACAGCCTCATCAGATGATCAGCTGCTTTGTTTTGGCACCATGGTCCAGAAATCTTGCAAGGagatgtgtgacagagagaaggaccACACAAAGttcattgtgtgaaaaaaaatcacttaCCTGTTTGgttatgtgtgcacacacacacacagacgtaaaTTTATTCTGCCACTGTAGTACAACCGCTAGCATAAGGTGTacctcagaggtcaaaggttaaacactaaggcagggatcacatttACCAGTGACAAGGGGGAAGCCCATTGTTTGCTATGGTTAGGCAGCAGAATAGTTGGAGCGGCATCGTAACACATTGAAATAGcattgaacttggttcaactttaaAAGCGTAAAATGAGCGATCAATTGTCAATATTGTCaacttggggatcaataaagtatctatctatctatctatctatcaataggCTATAGAATTTAGACTGTTTTTGTAACTTATATGGTCAGAGTGTTGCGTTCCGGGGCACATGGGCATGTAGCCTCACTAGACTTTTACAGAGAGAATTAGTTTGAAATGTTTATGGTACAGTGGTATGTTGTTGGTCTCAAAGGCCCGCATCAACCAACCAACTAActcataaccactcatttgtgAATTGACCCCCCTCCGccagcaaaaaaaaccccaaaatgcAACAATATACTGCTTAAATTGCCCTTATTTACAGTTGAGCTCTtctgcaccaaacacacacacatacacacacacacacacacacacacacgcacacacacacactgacacacacacatatacacacacacacaaacacacacatatatacacacacacacacacacacacacacacacatacatacatacacatgcatgtttgcacaaatacagtacatgcacgtttgtacacacacacacacactctcaaaaataGGGGTACTGTTGGGGTACATTTTCGTTCTTTCAAGTACAATTTTGACCCTGTACCTTGTATTGGTAATAATAGGTACCATTTCGGGTACATAAATAATGTACCTTTTCACCAAGGGACCATATTGTACCTATGGGTACAAAAAGCCCATGGACTGTCACTCAGAAGTTGATAGGGGAGGAGATTCGGGAGCAACCGTTATTTTTTCGTCTCACTCAAAGTATTGAAAGTAATGGAGGAGCAGTTTTCAGCAGAGGAGCTTGGTGTGGGGAAACGTGCTGTGGTGCTGGCATAATCTTTATGGAACAGGAGGCAACGCTATTCAGAGGTAAGATGTAGTTGCAATTTATCGAAATTCAGTTTGTAAATGTTGAATACTGTTAACGGAATCAAATTGTTCGCTTAAAGGCTAACATATTAGCATTCGCTAGCTACGTAGCCCATGTCATGTTAGCTATATTCAGATATTTTGAAACGGTGTTCAAACGCCTTCAGTAATTCATGAGGTAAGGTATAGTTGCAATTTATCGAAATTCGGGTTTGTAAATATTGAATACTGTTAACTGAGTCAAATTGTTGGCATAATAGGCTGACATTAGCATTCGCTAGCAACGTAGCCTATGTTAGCTATGAATATTTTAAACGGTGTTCAAACGCCCTCGGTAATGCATGACTATCATGATAGATGTTAAGGAaaggcattttgtgtgtgttttatcactgtTTCCCATTTTAATGTGAAGTTAGTGAATACTGTTGAGTCAAATTGGCTTAAAGGCTAACATTAGCACTCGCTAGTAACCTAACCTTATGAACCATATGGACCTTATGAAACGttctgctagctgctaacgttaatccctctcacacagataaCCACCAAGGCAGAATGTTGGCGTGTGGAAGTACCTCTActcagagtgatagagaaaactatggctctgcttttactgaaggaatggctacgtaagtaacacaacttggtcGTTTTTCTTAGTGTATTGATAGCCTAGTATTTTTCTTATTGATGTTAAATACacatagaaatgaaaataatacagaCAATTTTTAGATTAGTTTGTCCAGGAGAAATTATTGCTTAGGGTCATCTTGtgctgtttcattgtgtcatttttttttttatttatattaatgTATTGCATATGCCATTTCTCTCTTAAACGCATAGCAGAGCAGGCAGCTTTATGAATATAAGGTGAAAAGGATGTATGGAGAAGTTTTGGGAGAGTCAGACAGTCCACGGAACTTGCATTGACTTAGCAATGATCTATGCCAGGTGAGtggattgacatactgtagttgcatacatgtgtattttacacaatctgtctgaggctatttatttgtgtggttgaaaatatctaattctgaggtttgtgtttacattttgcttcCAACAGACGTACAACCCCTGCTGTCATTGGTGATACCACTGCTTGAAAATATGTCAACGTCCTGTAGATCAAGTAAGGTTCCAGTCGAAGTCCTCCTGAAGAATTTGTTGGATTTCTGCCAGTTTTTGATATTGAACTTTAGTGCCTTTTGAGACTCTTGGCTTTTTAATGGCACGCCTCATTCTACCCAAATGGAAGGattggagtgtgtttatattgtatatgtttataGGCTTGCTAATATTTGCTTAGGCTTTCACATTGTTTTCTGAGATACTTCTCAATTATGTCATTGTGACTCATTGTATCACACTTCAAGACGCGTATCTTTTACTCAATTAGTGTATGCACTGTGAATCCAAACATGAGAATTCTAAGATTATAGCAACTGCAAAGTTACTGCAAGGACAATGTTAGTTTTGTAAAAACCTTAAGTGACAAGCACAAGATGCGGGGAGCTTTTCTCTTgtaacattttaatgcatttgtaaTGGTGACGGTAAGCAGATactacattttcatctcatatgtTAGTATTAACATGAACTTAAAAGCATGcaaggtttttgtgtgtgaagtggttaaCTCAAATATTGGTATAATATAGAtcaaggttattaatgttgaTCACCTATGGTGCAAGttaatcatttttttccctctgcatataaacacaatgtggaagcaaaatattgagatcaaactgttttatatttacacttacataaagagttacaacatgttttacgttaagcatattgattaatgtaagatactttgatgttttgatatgaatgtgtttttaaTATGAACATGTTAACTTTTATGTACCTGTATTCAtgtggagtattgtgtgtaatatcacaaagtgatttttctctcagaataaacattttaatttacttattggttgtgtgaatacatttcaattATACCACCTTAAATTTTCACTGGGGTTGTACCCTTAAAGTACAGATTAGTACCTTTTAAGGCTGCTATGCTGTAATGATATACACAGGTACATTTCGGTCATTGCAGGTACACAAGTGTACCTTGATGGGTACAAATGGCTAGGGTACCAAACAGTACCTGCATTAGGGGTACATTATTGTACTTCaaaagggtactgccccagcgacAAGCATTTGTACCGATTTAGGTACACACTGGTACTTCCATTTCtaagagtgcacacacagaaacacacacaccaaagtcacAAGAGTAGGACATGGAGACAGTTTTACCCAATTTTGCAAACTagactgtttttatttatttattcatttattttatcaaaattcacacacaatgccccagccgtggcgtgactggctggggcacctgcactgcacgctggcgacccgggttcgattacCGCACCGTGGTCCTTTCCCGATCCCaactcaactctctctcccactcgcttcctgtctctctctctactgtcctgttcaattaaaggcataaaagccccaaaaatatactttaaaaaaataataaaataaaaaatgcacaCGCAATTCagaaagccaaacacacacactgcaaaatgCTTCATATATCCTGCAAGCACTGTGGTGACAAAACCTGTCAGCAGTTAAGCTTTGTCCAACCAGCTAACAAAAAGATAACCTGGGCTGGGCAGGCTGAACTTGCTGCGAATAGAGCTGCATGAATTGCAGAGATGCAGATATGTTTGGAAGCCATATTGGTGGGACCCACTTTATACTGGCCTGCTTCACATAGGCCTAATTGTGAGTATAACAGCAGTATCCACCACTCAGCATGTGCCATATGGTTTGTCCATGATAAAGGCCTACAGTACCATTGGAATTCCTCCTCATGATAAGAATTACTCTTATTGCAACATTAATGATATAAACGAGCTGATGAAACGTTTACACTCACAATCAATGGCAGCTCACAGAACAAGAACAAGTAAGGCAGAAAACAAAAATTCAAACTGTAGGTGAGGAAAAAGAGTTGATTGTTTTACGATAAACAGGATTAGGCCACTTTTTGATATGACTTGTGGATAAGGTGGAAAAAAGTGAAATAGGTAATGTTATAGTCTAGTCACCAATCCCAAGCTATTACAGCGAAGCATGCTAGATCTTGTATATATAATATGCATATATCTTAAACACTGCTGAGCTATGTTTGATGCAACAAAAATGTTGTCATGGTTTGAGACTCTATCCATGAAGAGCTTACCACCATGCCTGGCGTGAGTAATTTCCTGCTATTATTTTCTGAATTACATGCGCACCCTAGTGCTGATTTCGGGCATTGCGCTATTACACAGAGTTAGGGCCTACAGCTAATGGAAGCAGGCTGCTAGTCAGACACAGATGACGGTTGTTGAGATGGCACATCATGGCCATCCCTAACTCAAAGTGCAGTCCACTGAAAATTGGActatggaaacaaattgacaagcgtgatttattttttgcagagagaatgttcaggactgagcggcagtcatatttaccgctttgcggtacatctagttatcattatttattttttttaaacaatattGACCAAAAAACATTTCCTAAACAGCTAGTTCTAGCAATTAGTTCTACAATCATTATGATGCAGTTATGTGTCATAATCCAACAATGCATAAAGTTCTATGGGTGTCATGGTGATCATGGTAACATAAGGGGATGCCAAGAGCTGCAGAGCTTCATTCTACAGCAATCAGTCAAAAAGTACAGGTGATTACAGGTGAGTGTAATGTAACACTGTTTTGTTGTGTCAGTATCTTTGAACATATTCAAATAGCTTACATCAGATTTTGTTCTTATTACATATGAAAAGATTTAATGATAAACAAAATTCTTAAAGAATGAGACTTTTCTCTCATTAttctcttttttattctcttcgtttttattcttttctttttttatacatTAATAAGCTGATACTGAAtgcttatgtaggcctacaagcaCGATACTCATATTTCAGTTGTTAATTGCATGCACTCTTAAAAAGAATTATGAGTAGTGCAATTCTTGTGCTCAACTTTAAAGAATAAATGAAAAGTAGTTATTAAAAAGGTATAATGTGTGAGGGTATGGgggagtttggtgtgtgtgtgtgtgtgtgtgtgtgtgtgtgtgtgtgtgtgtgtgtgtgtgtgtgagtttgtgtttctttgtgtgtgtgctggggggtgatgaaatggtgtgtgtatgtgtgtggagtattggtgtgtctgtgggggggtGGTATATTGTGTGTTTAGGTGATGGTTATGATTATATTTGAAATTGTTCGGCATGTTGGTTGATTTATAATGTATGGGTTCACTCATTAACAGAGTGTTTTtaaatctacagtatctatcaggAGACAGGGGAGACGGTGAAAACAATGGAGGAGGAAGACATgttgaaagaaaaaggaaagcaGAATGAAAGACGGATAAGGGAGATGGacggagaaggagaaaaagaattCCAGAAAGTTGAGGCAGAAAACATGGAAGATACAGAGAAGGTAAAGACAATAGAGATGGaggtgaagaaagaggaagaagggatgagaatgctggaagagagagtgaaagagcagcagaagatgaggagagaaatgcagaaaaaaacaaaggaagAAAGATTATTGAAGGAGATGGTAGAAGCAATAGAACGGAAGAGAAagctgagagagatggagaatagAGCAAAGGAGATAGGAAGAGGACCAAAGAAGATggtagagaaaatgagagaacagGAGCGAATGCACAGAGAAATGGGGGACACAGAAAGCCACACGTACACGGACTCGGACGATTCTTggatggaggaggatgaggataaGGAAGCACTCAAGAGACAAGAAGAAATAACAAAGCTTAAAGAGAAGATATCTCTGGAGGGCCAAAGGATAgcacaaatacagagagaggcaaaggtgagagacgaggagagaaagaagagagaaattgaacaaagagcaagagaggaggagagaaagaagagagagactgaacgaAAAGAACAATTAAGAAATGCggaaagggaaaagagaagatGGGAAGAAGAGGAGCGGCTGAGAAATGAGAGCTGCTGGCGGATAGGATGGGAAATGTTTGAGGATTTCTATACTTTTTGCGTAGAAACATATTTACTGCGAAggatgatgaagagagaggaaaaaatgagAAAGAAGGCGGAGAAGGAGGAAATATTGAGAGAAAAggcaagagagaagagataccGTTGAGAGAGGCAGAATAAAAGcaacagagcaagagagcaatggaggaagaaagaaaagtgaCAGACATGGAAGAATGTTactaagaaaataaaaataaaataaaagtgttaAAATGAAAACGTACAAAGGCCTGATTTAGTCCGTTTGTCAAAAACtgcatttacaaatattaaagaaaaatgaatgcatgattaagattatttaaaaaataaaatacagtacaGAGTACAAATAGTTAGATACAAATATAAAGTATCAATCAGTTTGAGGGTAAACTTTAACATTGCACCTCTTCCTTGGATTTTGTGTCTTCCAACTTGTTTGGTGTAATAATGCAAATTTAAATACGCCAATAAAGCCTTTAGACTTGAGATTTTTGACAGCCTCATCAGATGATCAGCTGCTTTGTTTTGGCACCATGGTCCAGAAATCTTGCAAGGagatgtgtgacagagagaaggaccACACAAAGttcattgtgtgaaaaaaaaatcacttacctgtttggttgtgtgcacacacacacacagatgtaaatttATTCTGCCACTGTAGTACAACCGCTAGCATAAGGTGTacctcagaggtcaaaggttaaacactaaggcagggatcacatttACCAGTGACAAGGGGGAAGCCCATTGTTTGCTATGGTTAGGCAGCAGAATAGTTGGAGCGGCATCGTAACACTAGCATTGAACTACcattgaacttggttcaactttaaAAGCGTAAAATGAGCGATCAATTGTCAATAGGCTATAGAACTTAGACTGTTTTTGTAACTTATATGGTCAGAGTGTTGCGTTCCGGGGCAcatgggcatgtagccccactagACTTTTACAGAGAGAATTAGTTTGAAATGTTTACGGTACAGTGGTATGTTGTTGGTCTCAAGGGCCCGCATCAACCAACTAACTAActcataaccactcatttcactcattgaaccacacacacacacacacacacacacacacacacacacgcatgtttgCATCTCTCACAGGGTCAGCCAGCCACCTATCTGCACAAACGACTGCATCAGATGTGGCGAGACAGTGAGAGAAGTTTGCCCAATCTTTGTCTGAAAAATATGAAACATTTGAACTCTACCATGTTGAACGTAACCTGTCAGATGTTTAAGGGGCTACAGGCAAAAGTAAAGAACTTCCTCTCTAAGAACCTGCAACTTGTCACCAGAACCAAAGACTGCACAGAAAGTTATGCAAAACAGACAATTAGTAATGCTCTTGTTTGCATTAAAGACCTTCGCATCTCGAGGGATTCACGAAGATCAGAGGATCTCAAAATGGTGCAtgacattttgaatttgatgctgAATAATATTTCAGAGGTAGATGATCAAACAGGTCAAAACGTCACTGAGACGTCCTCAGAGGAAACAGAGAGCAGATCGTCACTGAGTACATGGTCGAAATCCAGTGAAGAGAGCTCCACTGAAGAGAGCTTACTTCGCACAATTACCATTTCTGAGCTGGATGGCAGAGGTAATATAATCAGACCGAAGCacattctcaaaagatgattttatattcctctttttagtcaactttagcatgggtgtgaatacttactgaACCCACTGTATCCCTGGACACAATTGCCAGTGTTGTAAAGACAGTCAGTGAGAGACATGGTTTGGAGGAAGAGGCATGTAGTTCCTCTCAGCATGGAGATCTCAATGTAGTTACGGAGAAGATTGAGGAATCCCTCTCCAACTTAACTGCCAGCCCTCTGGACCTGGTTGGTAAGATTTATGATCTCTTCAGGCAGGATAGCAGCAGTGGCCTTCACAAATGTGTTTCAGACACAGTGCTTTTGAAGTTCCGGGATGATGAACGTTTGAAGAAGCAGATTGCCTCTCTACACAGCTATGCAGAGGAGACAGTGAAGC contains:
- the LOC134089244 gene encoding golgin subfamily A member 6-like protein 22, producing MEEEDTLKEKGKRNERRIREMEGEGEKEFQKVEAENMVEDTEKVKTIEMEVKKEEEGMRMLEERVKEQQKMRREMQKKTKEEKLLKEMVEEAIERKRKLREMENRAKEIGRGPKKVVEKMREQERMHREMGDTESHTYTDSDDSWMEEDEDKEALKRQEEITKLKEKISLEGQRIAQIQREAKVRDEERKKREIEQRAREEERKKRETERKEQLRNAEREKRRWEEEERLRNESCWRIGREMFEDFYTFCVETYLLQRMMKREEKMRKKAEKEEILREKAREKRYR